A window of the Hypomesus transpacificus isolate Combined female chromosome 10, fHypTra1, whole genome shotgun sequence genome harbors these coding sequences:
- the suco gene encoding SUN domain-containing ossification factor isoform X1 — protein MMKKRPWRVVSVCFIIAALFWPCSGYAVCTEPPPGAPNTPGQESSANKDPGKSLHHLQVELALVPHIQSLSEDNLLTEEEPEDEDEKMELAFIEDRKQVEERAWELQELVTEPEPVIEQLILEASNAQDQEPSPTSDLPPPPSVPVSEEPSTPPSAQDSASSDIVSGDVVDDAPLREHSDAGSADCDLSSVPVVLENTSNVHGGGTKSHVEPALVQSSQDASALGSNTSHLLEEQGLSSHVPTETDPSVAPKDPEDIPTFDEWKRKMMEVEKEKIQATHTSSSGASRAVKKIQKNFNNYASVECGAKILGANPEAKSTCAILMENMDLYMLNPCSNKIWFVIELCEPIQVKRLDIANFELFSSTPKDFLVSISDRYPTNKWLKLGTFHGRDERTVQSFPLDEHLYAKYVKMFTKYIKVELLSHFGSEHFCPLSLIRVFGTSMVEEYEEIAEPSERPDDQDDYFDYPPGYVPQEAKSSNNLIGSATDVLLNMVNNIADVLGAGATLDGNFTGQTVNVTDSSISSQLDPEVILTPVPDIKELDQRVIQVDPDAPVPESPAVDPLVPEEPPTEPPQLEPPPEGDMVVTWMEEEEADPPQPTITLLDREEEEEDEERTKERERAKQESQDYCGLSSSCSSSIQEYLHQRCLALSAPRRNPGETERTPEPPPHTYTPAWLLPLTPPVSDTPKQPASQEPQPEEAPLEQGDGGAGSTEAPQPPAEQGEARPEPAQLEPSLAGTSCSDTPASKPTLGLEMPQTSTLDVQALLERGQEGQVEGRPTPTMSTSSSRAPEDQTWGPPTEEMPVPEGADLQEPEAPPHPLDVADPSPPPLPAVPPQAEPPAPPSEPDSGNSPPEDSLPDSDLTASPHTHTAPPETKGEDPVDDILLTSPHGSGQPPRPSPSSHTPSHSEFYAEQHDVTEKTGSQVHGSGQKESVFMRLNNRIKALEMNMSLSGRYLEQLSQRYRKQMEEMQRAFNMTVIKLQNTSRIAEEQDQRQTESIQTLQGQLENITRLVLNLSVSVLQLQSEVSDRQSYLLLCLVLCLLLGLLLCSHHCRISSLPPSPTTDPEPPSYSSPDRSFSSRDDTSFKRRASYPLLLSDSCQLASTEGPESLHMMEPPTFVPANKKKKRGKVKPSEKAETLKPSTVVISPPVANGAPICNGAPRGANLSRPLLLDSPSEGSSEGSSHSDEPSFCGIATCTRLCDDLPPPKSRAERRAERRAFKHRRSRPGCVVVDLLQAPRMDTRDTTPTLQDLMRGNKELRSGTFGVTAL, from the exons atgatgaagaagagACCGTGGCGAgtggtgtcagtgtgcttcatTATAGCTGCACTGTTTTG GCCCTGCAGTGGGTATGCTGTCTGCACAGAGCCGCCCCCAGGGGCCCCCAACACGCCTGGTCAGGAAAGCAGCGCAAATAAAGACCCAGGGAAGAGCTTACATCATCTCCAG GTTGAGTTGGCCTTGGTGCCACATATCCAGTCCCTGTCTGAGGACAACCTGCTGACAGAGGAAGAGCCTGAAGATGAAGACGAGAAGATGGAATTGGCCTTTATAGAGGACCGGAAACAGGTAGAGGAACGG GCCTGGGAGTTGCAGGAGCTGGTGACTGAGCCCGAGCCAGTTATAGAGCAGCTGATTCTGGAAGCTTCCAACGCCCAGGACCAGGAACCCTCTCCCACCTctgacctcccccctcccccctctgttcctGTGTCGGAGGAGCCTTCCACCCCCCCTTCAGCACAGGACTCCGCCTCCTCTGACAT cgtGTCCGGTGATGTTGTGGATGATGCGCCTTTACGTGAACACAGCGATGCCGGCTCGGCTGACTGTGACCTCTCCAG TGTTCCTGTGGTCTTGGAGAACACGTCCAATGTCCACGGTGGTGGGACCAAGAGCCACGTGGAGCCGGCACTAGTCCAGAGCAGCCAGGACGCTTCAGCTCTGGGATCCAATACATCCCATCTGCTGGAAGAACAG GGCTTGAGCTCTCACGTTCCCACGGAGACGGATCCCAGCGTGGCCCCCAAGGACCCCGAGGACATCCCAACGTTTGACGAGTGGAAAAGGAagatgatggaggtggagaaggagaaga TCCAGGCCACTCACACCTCCTCCAGTGGGGCCTCCCGTGCTGTGAAGAAGATTCAGAAGAACTTCAACAACTATGCCTCGGTGGAGTGTGGGGCCAAGATCCTAGGGGCGAACCCAGAGGCTAAG AGCACCTGTGCTATATTGATGGAGAACATGGACTTGTACATGCTGAACCCCTGTAGCAACAAGATCTG GTTTGTCATCGAGCTCTGCGAGCCTATCCAGGTGAAGCGTTTGGACATCGCTAACTTTGAGCTCTTCTCCTCCACGCCCAAAGACTTCCTGGTCTCCATCAGTGACAG GTACCCCACCAACAAGTGGCTGAAGCTGGGGACCTTTCACGGTCGGGACGAACGCACGGTCCAGAGCTTTCCGTTGGACGAGCACCTGTATGCTAAATACGTCAAG ATGTTCACCAAGTACATCAAG gtggagCTGCTGTCCCACTTTGGCTCGGAGCACTTCTGTCCTCTCAGTCTCATAAG GGTGTTTGGAACCAGCATGGTGGAGGAGTACGAGGAGATAGCCGAACCCTCTGAGAGACCAGATGACCAAGACGACTACTTCG ATTACCCACCTGGCTATGTACCCCAAGAAGCCAAGTCATCCAACAACCTGATTGGATCAGCCACTG ACGTCCTCCTGAACATGGTGAACAACATCGCGGACGTTCTCGGGGCAGGCGCCACATTGGACG GCAACTTTACAGGCCAGACTGTCAACGTGACGGACTCATCCATCTCATCCCAGTTGGACCCTGAGGTCATCCTCACCCCTGT gccaGACATCAAAGAGCTGGACCAACGTGTTATCCAGGTGGACCCCGATGCCCCTGTCCCAGAATCCCCTGCTGTAGACCCCCTCGTTCCTGAGGAGCCCCCCACAGAGCCCCCCCAGCTCGAGCCGCCGCCTGAGGGGGACATGGTCGTCActtggatggaggaagaggaggctgacCCGCCCCAGCCCACTATCACCCTgctggacagggaggaggaggaggaggatgaggagaggactaaggagagggagagggcgaaGCAGGAGAGTCAGGACTACTGTGGGctatcctcctcctgctcctcctctatccAGGAGTACCTCCACCAGCGGTGTTTGGCTCTTTCGGCCCCACGTAGGAACCCCGGCGAGACAGAAAGGACTCCagagccccccccacacacctacactcctgcctggctgctgcccctcaccccccctgtcTCTGACACTCCCAAGCAGCCAGCCTCCCAGGAGCCGCAGCCTGAAGAGGCTCCGCTTGAGCAGGGCGATGGGGGAGCAGGCTCCACGGAGGCTCCACAGCCCCCAGCGGAGCAGGGAGAGGCCAGGCCTGAGCCAGCTCAGCTTGAGCCCAGCCTGGCCGGGACCAGCTGCTCAGACACCCCCGCCTCCAAGCCCACCCTGGGTTTGGAAATGCCCCAAACCTCCACCCTTGATGTGCAGGCCCTCCTAGAGAGGGGCCAGGAGGGGCAGGTTGAGGGCAGACCCACCCCCACCATGAgcacctccagcagcagggcCCCAGAGGACCAGACCTGGGGACCCCCCACAGAGGAGATGCCCGTCCCGGAGGGGGCTGACCTCCAGGAGCCAGAagctcctccacaccccctcgaCGTAGCCGAtccctcccctccgcccctccctgcCGTCCCCCCTCAGGCAGAGCCTCCCGCCCCCCCATCAGAGCCGGACAGCGGCAACAGCCCGCCCGAGGATTCCCTTCCCGACTCTGACCTCACAGcctccccacacacccacaccgccCCCCCAGAAACCAAGGGCGAGGACCCGGTGGACGACATCCTCCTTACCTCGCCCCACGGAAGCGGGCAAccccctcgcccctcccccTCGTCCCACACGCCCTCCCACTCTGAGTTCTACGCCGAGCAGCACGACGTCACGGAGAAGACGGGCAGCCAGGTGCACGGCTCCGGCCAGAAGGAGTCGGTCTTCATGAGGCTGAACAACCGCATCAAGGCCCTGGAGATGAACATGTCCCTGAGCGGACGCTACCTGGAGCAGCTCAGCCAGAG GTACCGCAAGCAGATGGAGGAGATGCAGAGAGCTTTCAACATGACCGTCATCAAGCTCCAGAACACGTCCAGGATAGCAGAGGAACAG GACCAGCGTCAGACAGAGTCCATTCAGACCCTGCAGGGACAGCTGGAGAACATCACCCGGTTGGTCCTCaacctgtctgtcagtgtccTCCAGCTGCAGAGCGAG GTGTCCGACAGGCAGAGCTATCTCctgctgtgtctggtcctgtgtctgctgctgggcctgctgctgtGCTCTCACCACTGCCGGATATCcagcctgcccccctcccccaccaccgaCCCGGAGCCCCCCAGCTACAGCAGCCCAGACAG gtCTTTCTCCTCGCGGGACGACACAAGCTTCAAGAGACGGGCTTCgtaccctctcctgctctctgattCGTGCCAGTTGGCCTCCACCGAAG GTCCAGAATCCCTGCACATGATGGAACCACCGACTTTTGTACCTGCTAATAAAAAG AAGAAACGAGGTAAAGTCAAACCCAGCGAGAAGGCGGAGACTCTAAAGCCGTCGACCGTCGTCATTTCTCCACCCGTGGCCAACGGCGCCCCTATATGCAACGGGGCCCCGAGGGGTGCCAACCTCAGTCGGCCTCTCCTCCTGGACTCCCCGTCCGAGGGCAGCTCCGAAGGCTCCTCCCACTCGGACGAGCCGTCCTTCTGTGGCATCGCCACCTGCACGCGCCTCTGCGACGACCTGCCCCCGCCCAAGAGCAGGGCGGAGAGGCGGGCGGAGAGGCGGGCGTTCAAGCACCGGCGCTCCAGGCCCGGGTGTGTGGTGGTGGACCTGCTGCAGGCCCCTCGGATGGACACCAGAgacaccacccccaccctgcaggACCTCATGAGGGGCAACAAGGAGCTACGCTCAGGGACGTTTGGGGTCACAGCGCTGTGA
- the suco gene encoding SUN domain-containing ossification factor isoform X2 yields the protein MMKKRPWRVVSVCFIIAALFWPCSGYAVCTEPPPGAPNTPGQESSANKDPGKSLHHLQVELALVPHIQSLSEDNLLTEEEPEDEDEKMELAFIEDRKQVEERAWELQELVTEPEPVIEQLILEASNAQDQEPSPTSDLPPPPSVPVSEEPSTPPSAQDSASSDIVSGDVVDDAPLREHSDAGSADCDLSSVPVVLENTSNVHGGGTKSHVEPALVQSSQDASALGSNTSHLLEEQGLSSHVPTETDPSVAPKDPEDIPTFDEWKRKMMEVEKEKIQATHTSSSGASRAVKKIQKNFNNYASVECGAKILGANPEAKSTCAILMENMDLYMLNPCSNKIWFVIELCEPIQVKRLDIANFELFSSTPKDFLVSISDRYPTNKWLKLGTFHGRDERTVQSFPLDEHLYAKYVKVELLSHFGSEHFCPLSLIRVFGTSMVEEYEEIAEPSERPDDQDDYFDYPPGYVPQEAKSSNNLIGSATDVLLNMVNNIADVLGAGATLDGNFTGQTVNVTDSSISSQLDPEVILTPVPDIKELDQRVIQVDPDAPVPESPAVDPLVPEEPPTEPPQLEPPPEGDMVVTWMEEEEADPPQPTITLLDREEEEEDEERTKERERAKQESQDYCGLSSSCSSSIQEYLHQRCLALSAPRRNPGETERTPEPPPHTYTPAWLLPLTPPVSDTPKQPASQEPQPEEAPLEQGDGGAGSTEAPQPPAEQGEARPEPAQLEPSLAGTSCSDTPASKPTLGLEMPQTSTLDVQALLERGQEGQVEGRPTPTMSTSSSRAPEDQTWGPPTEEMPVPEGADLQEPEAPPHPLDVADPSPPPLPAVPPQAEPPAPPSEPDSGNSPPEDSLPDSDLTASPHTHTAPPETKGEDPVDDILLTSPHGSGQPPRPSPSSHTPSHSEFYAEQHDVTEKTGSQVHGSGQKESVFMRLNNRIKALEMNMSLSGRYLEQLSQRYRKQMEEMQRAFNMTVIKLQNTSRIAEEQDQRQTESIQTLQGQLENITRLVLNLSVSVLQLQSEVSDRQSYLLLCLVLCLLLGLLLCSHHCRISSLPPSPTTDPEPPSYSSPDRSFSSRDDTSFKRRASYPLLLSDSCQLASTEGPESLHMMEPPTFVPANKKKKRGKVKPSEKAETLKPSTVVISPPVANGAPICNGAPRGANLSRPLLLDSPSEGSSEGSSHSDEPSFCGIATCTRLCDDLPPPKSRAERRAERRAFKHRRSRPGCVVVDLLQAPRMDTRDTTPTLQDLMRGNKELRSGTFGVTAL from the exons atgatgaagaagagACCGTGGCGAgtggtgtcagtgtgcttcatTATAGCTGCACTGTTTTG GCCCTGCAGTGGGTATGCTGTCTGCACAGAGCCGCCCCCAGGGGCCCCCAACACGCCTGGTCAGGAAAGCAGCGCAAATAAAGACCCAGGGAAGAGCTTACATCATCTCCAG GTTGAGTTGGCCTTGGTGCCACATATCCAGTCCCTGTCTGAGGACAACCTGCTGACAGAGGAAGAGCCTGAAGATGAAGACGAGAAGATGGAATTGGCCTTTATAGAGGACCGGAAACAGGTAGAGGAACGG GCCTGGGAGTTGCAGGAGCTGGTGACTGAGCCCGAGCCAGTTATAGAGCAGCTGATTCTGGAAGCTTCCAACGCCCAGGACCAGGAACCCTCTCCCACCTctgacctcccccctcccccctctgttcctGTGTCGGAGGAGCCTTCCACCCCCCCTTCAGCACAGGACTCCGCCTCCTCTGACAT cgtGTCCGGTGATGTTGTGGATGATGCGCCTTTACGTGAACACAGCGATGCCGGCTCGGCTGACTGTGACCTCTCCAG TGTTCCTGTGGTCTTGGAGAACACGTCCAATGTCCACGGTGGTGGGACCAAGAGCCACGTGGAGCCGGCACTAGTCCAGAGCAGCCAGGACGCTTCAGCTCTGGGATCCAATACATCCCATCTGCTGGAAGAACAG GGCTTGAGCTCTCACGTTCCCACGGAGACGGATCCCAGCGTGGCCCCCAAGGACCCCGAGGACATCCCAACGTTTGACGAGTGGAAAAGGAagatgatggaggtggagaaggagaaga TCCAGGCCACTCACACCTCCTCCAGTGGGGCCTCCCGTGCTGTGAAGAAGATTCAGAAGAACTTCAACAACTATGCCTCGGTGGAGTGTGGGGCCAAGATCCTAGGGGCGAACCCAGAGGCTAAG AGCACCTGTGCTATATTGATGGAGAACATGGACTTGTACATGCTGAACCCCTGTAGCAACAAGATCTG GTTTGTCATCGAGCTCTGCGAGCCTATCCAGGTGAAGCGTTTGGACATCGCTAACTTTGAGCTCTTCTCCTCCACGCCCAAAGACTTCCTGGTCTCCATCAGTGACAG GTACCCCACCAACAAGTGGCTGAAGCTGGGGACCTTTCACGGTCGGGACGAACGCACGGTCCAGAGCTTTCCGTTGGACGAGCACCTGTATGCTAAATACGTCAAG gtggagCTGCTGTCCCACTTTGGCTCGGAGCACTTCTGTCCTCTCAGTCTCATAAG GGTGTTTGGAACCAGCATGGTGGAGGAGTACGAGGAGATAGCCGAACCCTCTGAGAGACCAGATGACCAAGACGACTACTTCG ATTACCCACCTGGCTATGTACCCCAAGAAGCCAAGTCATCCAACAACCTGATTGGATCAGCCACTG ACGTCCTCCTGAACATGGTGAACAACATCGCGGACGTTCTCGGGGCAGGCGCCACATTGGACG GCAACTTTACAGGCCAGACTGTCAACGTGACGGACTCATCCATCTCATCCCAGTTGGACCCTGAGGTCATCCTCACCCCTGT gccaGACATCAAAGAGCTGGACCAACGTGTTATCCAGGTGGACCCCGATGCCCCTGTCCCAGAATCCCCTGCTGTAGACCCCCTCGTTCCTGAGGAGCCCCCCACAGAGCCCCCCCAGCTCGAGCCGCCGCCTGAGGGGGACATGGTCGTCActtggatggaggaagaggaggctgacCCGCCCCAGCCCACTATCACCCTgctggacagggaggaggaggaggaggatgaggagaggactaaggagagggagagggcgaaGCAGGAGAGTCAGGACTACTGTGGGctatcctcctcctgctcctcctctatccAGGAGTACCTCCACCAGCGGTGTTTGGCTCTTTCGGCCCCACGTAGGAACCCCGGCGAGACAGAAAGGACTCCagagccccccccacacacctacactcctgcctggctgctgcccctcaccccccctgtcTCTGACACTCCCAAGCAGCCAGCCTCCCAGGAGCCGCAGCCTGAAGAGGCTCCGCTTGAGCAGGGCGATGGGGGAGCAGGCTCCACGGAGGCTCCACAGCCCCCAGCGGAGCAGGGAGAGGCCAGGCCTGAGCCAGCTCAGCTTGAGCCCAGCCTGGCCGGGACCAGCTGCTCAGACACCCCCGCCTCCAAGCCCACCCTGGGTTTGGAAATGCCCCAAACCTCCACCCTTGATGTGCAGGCCCTCCTAGAGAGGGGCCAGGAGGGGCAGGTTGAGGGCAGACCCACCCCCACCATGAgcacctccagcagcagggcCCCAGAGGACCAGACCTGGGGACCCCCCACAGAGGAGATGCCCGTCCCGGAGGGGGCTGACCTCCAGGAGCCAGAagctcctccacaccccctcgaCGTAGCCGAtccctcccctccgcccctccctgcCGTCCCCCCTCAGGCAGAGCCTCCCGCCCCCCCATCAGAGCCGGACAGCGGCAACAGCCCGCCCGAGGATTCCCTTCCCGACTCTGACCTCACAGcctccccacacacccacaccgccCCCCCAGAAACCAAGGGCGAGGACCCGGTGGACGACATCCTCCTTACCTCGCCCCACGGAAGCGGGCAAccccctcgcccctcccccTCGTCCCACACGCCCTCCCACTCTGAGTTCTACGCCGAGCAGCACGACGTCACGGAGAAGACGGGCAGCCAGGTGCACGGCTCCGGCCAGAAGGAGTCGGTCTTCATGAGGCTGAACAACCGCATCAAGGCCCTGGAGATGAACATGTCCCTGAGCGGACGCTACCTGGAGCAGCTCAGCCAGAG GTACCGCAAGCAGATGGAGGAGATGCAGAGAGCTTTCAACATGACCGTCATCAAGCTCCAGAACACGTCCAGGATAGCAGAGGAACAG GACCAGCGTCAGACAGAGTCCATTCAGACCCTGCAGGGACAGCTGGAGAACATCACCCGGTTGGTCCTCaacctgtctgtcagtgtccTCCAGCTGCAGAGCGAG GTGTCCGACAGGCAGAGCTATCTCctgctgtgtctggtcctgtgtctgctgctgggcctgctgctgtGCTCTCACCACTGCCGGATATCcagcctgcccccctcccccaccaccgaCCCGGAGCCCCCCAGCTACAGCAGCCCAGACAG gtCTTTCTCCTCGCGGGACGACACAAGCTTCAAGAGACGGGCTTCgtaccctctcctgctctctgattCGTGCCAGTTGGCCTCCACCGAAG GTCCAGAATCCCTGCACATGATGGAACCACCGACTTTTGTACCTGCTAATAAAAAG AAGAAACGAGGTAAAGTCAAACCCAGCGAGAAGGCGGAGACTCTAAAGCCGTCGACCGTCGTCATTTCTCCACCCGTGGCCAACGGCGCCCCTATATGCAACGGGGCCCCGAGGGGTGCCAACCTCAGTCGGCCTCTCCTCCTGGACTCCCCGTCCGAGGGCAGCTCCGAAGGCTCCTCCCACTCGGACGAGCCGTCCTTCTGTGGCATCGCCACCTGCACGCGCCTCTGCGACGACCTGCCCCCGCCCAAGAGCAGGGCGGAGAGGCGGGCGGAGAGGCGGGCGTTCAAGCACCGGCGCTCCAGGCCCGGGTGTGTGGTGGTGGACCTGCTGCAGGCCCCTCGGATGGACACCAGAgacaccacccccaccctgcaggACCTCATGAGGGGCAACAAGGAGCTACGCTCAGGGACGTTTGGGGTCACAGCGCTGTGA